The nucleotide sequence AAGTTTTAACATCAAGCGGACAATCGGGGCAAATCATGCAGATTCTGAAACCGTAACAGTCGCTGATTCTAATATGGCGAAATCCATTTGGGGTGGATACTCGTGGAGACCAAGAGCAGTACTATTAGAAGTGGATGGAAGAAAGCTTGCAGCAAGCATGAGCTTTTTCCCACACGAACGGGAATATATTATGAATAACGGCATTACAGGTCACTTTGACGTGTACTTTGGCAATAGCACAAGACATGTGGATGGGAAGGCTGATGCCTCTCATCAAGCCCAAGTGGAAAAAGCAGCAGGTATCCGTTAATCTTTCAGTGACGGAGATGAAAAACTAAAAAATTGCTACTAATAAATCCAAAATTTCTTAACTGCAGTTCATGGCATCTAGCTAATGGACTGCTGTCTATTTTAAAACAGTATTCATAAAGGTAATACTTTTAGCCTAAAACTATTATCATACAAACACCAACATTCCCAATTATTTCGCTTCCTTTGTCTCATATACATGAACAACTATTCAATCTATCATTAATGTAAGCACTTACATTAATGGGTAAAAGGAGGAAGGAAATGAAACGGAAATGGGCTTATATCACGCTATTGACTATTGTTACGACATCCATTTTTACAACGACAGACATACAGCTAGAAGCAAATAGTAAAGATAATTCCACGATTGTAAAACCTGAGATGAAACGAGTGCAAGAAAAGGCACATCCACATTTCAGGTGGGGGACACCAGGTCCAACTTCTCCTGTCCTGCATCCCGGTTCTATTAGAGGGGCAGGTATGGTAGCAAAACCTTTAAAAGAGATTGATTCTGTCATGACAGAAATGATAAGCGAAGACGTCATGCCAGGCGCGGTTACTTTCGTAGCCAGAAGAGGACACATCGTGCAGCATGAAGCTTATGGCGATGCCGTTCTTTATAAAAATGACCAAGGGGAAAAGATTGAAGATCCTATTAAGATGAAGAAGGATACCATCTTTGATGTAGCTTCTTTGAGTAAAATTTTTACTAGCCTTGCAGCTATGGAACTATATGAACAGGGGAAATTTGAGCTGGATGATTCTGTGTCCGAGTATATCCCCGAGTATGCGCAAAATGGGAAAGAGGAAGTGACCATTCGTCAATTGATGACACATACATCAGGATTCAAGGCATGGGTACCATTGTACACGATTGGTGAGAGTAAGCAGGATCGACTTGATTATGTCTTACAATACCCTTTGGATAATAAACCAGGAACAACTTACACGTATAGTGATCTAAATATGATTACATTGGCAATATTAGTTGAACGACTTTCTGGAATGAGTCTAGATGAGTTCGTCAAAGAGCGCATCACAAAACCTCTCAAAATGAAAGACACCATGTACAATCCTCCTGAGAAATTAAAGAGCAGAATTGCTGCAACGGAGTATCAGCCTTGGACGGACCGCGGGTTGGTATGGGGACAAGTTCATGATGAAAATGCCTGGTCTCTAGGTGGTGTCGCAGGGCATGCGGGTGTATTTTCTACGGCAAATGATTTAGCAAAACTGGGCCACATGATTATAAATGATGGGCGTTATGGTAATAAGCAAATCCTTAAGCCTGAAACAGTGAAGCTGCTGGTTGAAAACCAGATCCCGCAGTTTCCTGGTGATGAGCACGGATTAGGCTGGGAAGTAGGACAAGGTTGGTACATGGACGCCCTTTCCGGAGCATCAACAGTCGGTCATACAGGATACACGGGTACTTCGATTGTGATTGATCGAGAAAATGATACGGTTGCGGTCCTATTAACGAATCGGGTACATCCAACAAGGGAAACCGTATCTACCAACCCGGCAAGGAGGCAATTCGCCAGACAAGTAGCGGACGCGATACCAGTAAATGTTCCGCATAAGAGCAAAACGTGGTTCTCTGGTTACGGGGACAAAGCAAACAAGAAATTGGTTGCTGAAGTAAATGTAAAAGAAGAAAGTACACTTTCATTCGAAACATGGTACCGCATCGAAGCGGGATATGACTTTGGAAACATCCAAATCTCTAGTGATGGTGAGACTTGGACAACGGTTGGAGAGCCCTATACCGGCTTCAGTCCAGGGTGGACGGAGCAGAAAATAGCGATACCTTCTGGAACAAAATTTATGCGATTCAGTTATGAGACGGACTCTTCCACAAACGGGCGAGGCTGGTATGTCTCCGAGCCTAAGCTGAACAATGTTAGGCTGGACTTCTCCAGTGATGATTGGATAATAAGAAATTACTAAGGAAAAAAGCAACTTCTATGATGCACATTTTTATATGAAGAAATGTGTCGCAGTTATAGAAATTGAAAATGTAGACTTCACTTAGGTGTGACTTGAATTCAAAAATAAGCAGGCCAACAAGATGTTGACCTGCTTATTACTTACGTTCTATATAAAAGGGAGTGTTATTCTCCGATCATTTGATCTACTTTATCACGGTTATTCTTAATCCATTCAGCAGCTAAGTCTTCGAAGGATGTACCGTGTTGTTCATTTTTACTTATCATCGCTTCTAATTCAGGGATAGTAATGCTCCAATTGGATAGGATTTCATACGCTTCTGGATGCTCTTTCTCAATCCCTTTATAGGACAATACATAGACGTTATCTGCTTTAAAATATTCTTCTTGACCTTCTAAAAATTTCAAGTCATTACGTGCGAAGATAGAGTGTGGTCTCCAAGCAGTGAATACAACAGGCTCTTTCTTATCCATTTTGTCTTGTGCAACTGAAATCATGGCACCTTCACTAGAAGGTGTTAATTTTAACCCGTGTTCTTCCAGGTTTTCACCTTCCATTAATTGTTGTGAAATTTCAACAATGCCTGCACCTTCTGCAATGGTAACTACTTCGCCATCATATTTTTCTGCATTTTCTTTTAAATCTTCAATAGAGTTTTCCTCTACATAAGAAGGTACGACCCATCCAAGTTCTGCGTTTTCATAGCTAGTTGCTACTTTCACTAAATCTTCCTTGTACTTTTCCCATCTAGGAGCTTCTGTATATGGTAACCATGCATCCATAAAGAAATCGATATCTTTATTTTTCATACCATCCCAGATAACTGGTTGAGAAACTTGCTTGACTTCCACCTTATATCCTTGTTCCTCTAAAATTTGTTTGGCAATTTGTGTTGGTGGAGCAGTACTGGACCAAGGTGTTTGTCCAAACACAATCGTTCCTTTTTCTTCATTTGTTTCTTTGTTTGTGTCGGTTGCATTATTTTCTTCTTCTCCATTGCCACAAGCGGCAAGTGTCAATAAAGCTACAGTAATAAATAACAGTAAAAACTTCTTCATGATGAATGTCTCCTTTAGTCCATTTTTTTGAATATCTCTCGCATATTTTCCGGAGTATATTGTAGGGAATCCACTTTGTCTGCTTCCCAAGCATCGTAAGCTTCTCCATTCATGCGCTTGAGGATATTCGTCGTATCATAGATGTTAAGGTTGTACACCCAATTTGCTATCATCATAAGGGATGCCATATGAGATCCTTCATTGGAGGCTGCACAAATGTCTTTGATTAGGTGGATATTGTAATCTCTAAAATAGGCATCAAACACAGAGGTTAATAGACACCCGTCTGTCACCACTCCACCAATCACAACATTTTTTACGTTCAGACTTCTAAGGGTAAGATCTAAACTAGTTTCGTGAAAAGCACTCCATCGGTATTTATCAATAACAATGTCATCTTCTTTTGGCTTTATTTCATCTAAAATTTCTATACTTTCATTAGCTGTGTTGTAAAAAAACGGTGTACCATCGTTGTTTAAAGGTTCTCCTAAGGAAAGACCAATCCCATCAGCTCGATTGATTTGCCTCGTGTAAATTATAGGGATGTTCTTTTCTCTAAATCCGTTTATTAGTCTTTTAGCATTTGCAACTACTTGTTCCATTTGATCGAGTCCAAAATTACTTTCCTTTTGAAGGTCGATGAGTACCAAAGCGGTGTTCTGATTGTTCATGTTGTCGCTCCTTTATTTCTTTGTTTTGGGTAAATAATCAAATATCTCCCCGGATTCCATCGCGTTTGCAAGCCGCATCGTCCAATCAAAATAGTTGTAAGAGTTATTAATGAGATCTAGATCTTTTTGTGCCTCTTCTTTAACTTGATCATCGGATGTATCACGCACGATAGCTTCTAAAGTAGGCTCAACTTGTTCTGTGGCCTTCATAATTAGATTACGTTCTTGTCGTATTTTTTTAATGAAGAACGAGAGGAAATTTCTTAAATAATCCTTCTCTGCAACATAATGGTCTTTTCGATCCCCTTTCATCCAGACCTTCGTGACCATATCGGTTTCCAATAGTTCTCGCATTCCATTGCTTACACTTGCTTTACTCATGGCAACTTGATTCTTGATCTCATCAAGAGTAAGTGGTTCAGAGGAAAAATAAAGCACACCGTAAATCCGGCCAACAGATGGAGTTACTCCATAGATAACCATGGATTGGGCAATAGCACTGATCATAATGTCACGTGCTTGATCAATTGATTCGCGCTCAGTGGACAATAGTATCAACCTCATTTGTTTATTTTGTTTAATTAATATTGTACATATTAAACTAATTGAACTAAAAAATCAAATATTCCTGGGAAGTACAAGTGAGAACGAGAGGAAACAAGGAAGGGTTTAGCTACAAGCTTGTCTTTTTAGTGTGTGGAAATTTTTAAAAATTACATATAAAAATCCATATGAAAAAGAGGTTGTCCCAAAAGTTAACTCTTGGAGACATCCTCTTTTTCTTTTGCATCGATATAAGGTTTTATAAATAAATTATGTACTCGGCGAAGTACATCGCTTCACTTAGATTGCTAAAATCATGATTAATTTTCCCGTTTTTCAGATTTCACATTAAAATAAGTATGAATAATAATCACTAGAAAATCCACCTATATTATTGAGCAAATCAACATACAAGCATTCATTTCATCCCTAAAAGTCCTTTCTTGATGAGACTGTTTATGATTTCAGCCATTTCTTTTGGGGATTTGTCCATTCCATTGTTTAGCCAATTTTTAATCACGTGAATACTTCCACTGATGACGAACGTACTCAAATACTCAGAAACATCCTCATCGAGGTAGTCAACCGCCATCCAGCTTTTCATAAAGAAATGATGTGCGAAATCAATCACCTTCTTCTGGAAGGTCGTGTCAATGTTTTCATTTAGAAGCGTTTTGCATACTTCCTGCTTTGACGCGAAGTATTCTAATAATTTTTCGATCATCTGAAGGTCGTTTTCTTCTTTTTTAAAATTGTGTTGACTCAAATACCCCGCCATATCTTCCATAATTTCATCCTCTACTTTGTCCAAAAGATCATATTGATCAGTGTAATGGGAATAAAAGGTGGAGCGATTGATATCGGAGAGTTCACAAATTTCTTTTACCGTAATGGATGAAATCTGTTTTTCGTTTAATAACTTCATCAAACTATCCTTTAAAACCATTCGTGTATATTTTTTACGCCTGTCTAATTTGGAAGTAGTCATAAAAGAACTCCTTTCTATTGTATGCTAGGAAAATCATAAGTTTTTAGCACGGAAGATTGTTCAACTTAGAGAAATTTTCATGGAGCTAAGCAACCGTGATAAGGCGATCACCTATTCTTAAATGAATGGTGTAGTTTTCTTTCTTGTTTTCCAACAAATATCAAGAATGTGTTGTACAAATTACAGATGTTGTTAAACTGTTTGTTGATTAGGCAACATAGTGTCCATATAATGATATAGTGTACATGAAAAAGTGGCAAGAGAGGGTGAGTTATTATAGAAATTGCAGCACGAATCATTAAACATAAAAAGGCCGTTGCGATCACTTTTGCGATCTTTACAATCCTCTGTGCCCTGGCACAGTTTGCTGTATCGGTAAACTACGATATGAAAGATTACTTGCCAGAGGATGCTCCTTCTACGTTAGCAATGGATGTAATGAATGAGGAGTTTGAGGGAAGTGTTCCGACGAATAGAGTCATGGTAAAGGACGTGACCATACAGGAAGCACTTGCTTTTAAGGAGAAACTGGCTGCTATTGATGGGGTGTCAGATGTCACCTGGTTAGATGATAGCGTTGATATAAAAGCGCCACTTGAAATGGCTGATCAAGAGACCGTGGAAACTTATTATAAGGATGGCAAAGCATTATTTTCATTTAGTATCCGAGATGGAGAGGAAGTAGCTATTACCGATGCCATCTATGATCTGATTGGTGAAGATAATGCCATGGCTGGGGAATCGCTCAATACGGCTACACAACAAAAAATGGCCGGA is from Radiobacillus kanasensis and encodes:
- a CDS encoding serine hydrolase domain-containing protein yields the protein MKRKWAYITLLTIVTTSIFTTTDIQLEANSKDNSTIVKPEMKRVQEKAHPHFRWGTPGPTSPVLHPGSIRGAGMVAKPLKEIDSVMTEMISEDVMPGAVTFVARRGHIVQHEAYGDAVLYKNDQGEKIEDPIKMKKDTIFDVASLSKIFTSLAAMELYEQGKFELDDSVSEYIPEYAQNGKEEVTIRQLMTHTSGFKAWVPLYTIGESKQDRLDYVLQYPLDNKPGTTYTYSDLNMITLAILVERLSGMSLDEFVKERITKPLKMKDTMYNPPEKLKSRIAATEYQPWTDRGLVWGQVHDENAWSLGGVAGHAGVFSTANDLAKLGHMIINDGRYGNKQILKPETVKLLVENQIPQFPGDEHGLGWEVGQGWYMDALSGASTVGHTGYTGTSIVIDRENDTVAVLLTNRVHPTRETVSTNPARRQFARQVADAIPVNVPHKSKTWFSGYGDKANKKLVAEVNVKEESTLSFETWYRIEAGYDFGNIQISSDGETWTTVGEPYTGFSPGWTEQKIAIPSGTKFMRFSYETDSSTNGRGWYVSEPKLNNVRLDFSSDDWIIRNY
- a CDS encoding glycine betaine ABC transporter substrate-binding protein; translated protein: MKKFLLLFITVALLTLAACGNGEEENNATDTNKETNEEKGTIVFGQTPWSSTAPPTQIAKQILEEQGYKVEVKQVSQPVIWDGMKNKDIDFFMDAWLPYTEAPRWEKYKEDLVKVATSYENAELGWVVPSYVEENSIEDLKENAEKYDGEVVTIAEGAGIVEISQQLMEGENLEEHGLKLTPSSEGAMISVAQDKMDKKEPVVFTAWRPHSIFARNDLKFLEGQEEYFKADNVYVLSYKGIEKEHPEAYEILSNWSITIPELEAMISKNEQHGTSFEDLAAEWIKNNRDKVDQMIGE
- a CDS encoding TetR/AcrR family transcriptional regulator, translating into MTTSKLDRRKKYTRMVLKDSLMKLLNEKQISSITVKEICELSDINRSTFYSHYTDQYDLLDKVEDEIMEDMAGYLSQHNFKKEENDLQMIEKLLEYFASKQEVCKTLLNENIDTTFQKKVIDFAHHFFMKSWMAVDYLDEDVSEYLSTFVISGSIHVIKNWLNNGMDKSPKEMAEIINSLIKKGLLGMK
- a CDS encoding cysteine hydrolase family protein, coding for MNNQNTALVLIDLQKESNFGLDQMEQVVANAKRLINGFREKNIPIIYTRQINRADGIGLSLGEPLNNDGTPFFYNTANESIEILDEIKPKEDDIVIDKYRWSAFHETSLDLTLRSLNVKNVVIGGVVTDGCLLTSVFDAYFRDYNIHLIKDICAASNEGSHMASLMMIANWVYNLNIYDTTNILKRMNGEAYDAWEADKVDSLQYTPENMREIFKKMD
- a CDS encoding GbsR/MarR family transcriptional regulator; translated protein: MSTERESIDQARDIMISAIAQSMVIYGVTPSVGRIYGVLYFSSEPLTLDEIKNQVAMSKASVSNGMRELLETDMVTKVWMKGDRKDHYVAEKDYLRNFLSFFIKKIRQERNLIMKATEQVEPTLEAIVRDTSDDQVKEEAQKDLDLINNSYNYFDWTMRLANAMESGEIFDYLPKTKK